Proteins encoded in a region of the Kryptolebias marmoratus isolate JLee-2015 linkage group LG14, ASM164957v2, whole genome shotgun sequence genome:
- the zgc:122979 gene encoding dnaJ homolog subfamily B member 5 has protein sequence MVLIWTQFGVKQKNGNVKCKVRVMHRGDSSGSSSSAESTKSEQDAPCLSIKPAGKDFYKVLGVAPESNEDEIKKAYRKMALKFHPDKNSDADAEDKFKEIAEAYEILTDPKKRSIYDHFGEEGLKNGISPSQGNLFRNNFPNDPHATFSSSFHNSDHFDIFFGSDGDGEDDLFNPFRKFTFSNLGGFAGYEAGLRKGQWGSQAEAMVHDLLITLDDVMQGCTKQVKITRSRLNPDGRSLRTEEKVLNVVVKKGWKAGTRITFPREGDETPNSPPADITFILRDDEHPNYKRDGSNIVYTAQITLKEALCGCTVNVPTLDNRMMPLPCSDIIKPGAVRRLRGEGLPLPKSPSQRGDLVVEFQVLFPDRIPPQSREIIKHSLGQC, from the exons atGGTTCTCATCTGGACCCAGTTCGGTGTGAAGCAAAAAAACGGCAATGTCAAGTGCAAGGTGCGGGTTATGCACCGGGGAGACAGCTCAGGCTCTTCATCATCAGCT GAGAGCACCAAGTCAGAGCAGGACGCGCCCTGCCTGTCCATCAAGCCCGCGGGCAAAGATTTCTACAAAGTCCTCGGCGTCGCCCCCGAGTCCAATGAGGACGAGATCAAGAAGGCTTACAGGAAGATGGCTCTCAAGTTCCACCCGGACAAGAACAGCGACGCCGACGCTGAGGACAAGTTCAAGGAGATCGCCGAGGCCTACGAGATTTTGACCGACCCCAAAAAGAGGAGCATCTATGATCACTTCGGAGAGGAAG GGCTTAAAAATGGAATCTCCCCAAGCCAAGGCAACCTCTTCCGCAATAACTTCCCCAACGACCCCCACGCcaccttttcctcctccttccacaACTCAGACCACTTCGACATCTTCTTCGGTAGCGACGGCGATGGCGAGGACGACCTCTTCAACCCCTTCAGGAAGTTCACCTTCAGCAACCTGGGCGGCTTCGCCGGCTACGAGGCGGGCCTGCGGAAAGGCCAGTGGGGGTCCCAGGCTGAAGCCATGGTGCACGACCTGCTCATCACCCTGGACGACGTGATGCAGGGCTGCACCAAGCAGGTGAAGATCACCCGCAGTCGCCTCAACCCTGACGGCCGCAGCCTGCGAACCGAGGAGAAGGTGCTGAACGTGGTGGTGAAGAAGGGCTGGAAAGCGGGAACCAGGATCACCTTCCCCAGGGAAGGAGACGAGACACCCAACAGCCCCCCCGCAGACATCACCTTCATTCTCAGGGACGATGAACACCCGAACTACAAGAGAGATGGCTCCAACATCGTCTACACCGCCCAGATCACCCTTAAAGAG GCGCTCTGCGGCTGCACAGTCAACGTGCCGACACTCGACAACCGGATGATGCCTCTGCCGTGCAGCGACATCATCAAGCCCGGCGCCGTCCGGCGGCTCCGGGGCGAGGGCCTGCCTCTGCCCAAGAGCCCGTCGCAGCGAGGCGACTTGGTGGTGGAGTTCCAGGTGCTCTTCCCCGACAGGATCCCGCCGCAGTCTCGCGAGATCATCAAGCACAGCCTGGGCCAGTGCTAG
- the thbs4b gene encoding thrombospondin-4-B, with amino-acid sequence MTGWTAFIVASQLLLKLCVHVEAQALVYDLLTSPDCLPDLLQGGLAEQGVTEAFILTSFKLQPKTGTTVFSLYNPRDNSKYFEFTVMGKLNRAVLRYLRSDKRTSSITFNNLVLADGQQHRLLFHLKGLQQQEPGGVELHLDCRLVETVRDLPAAFRGLPAGYGMVELKTMQAREQESLDELKLAVGDSFENVASLQDCHFQQRDSVQTLGVNTKQLSNQMQELTKVINELKEVLIQQVKETSFLRNTISECQACGLGGTEVVKPKCTPGVCFRDDMCIETAAGVECAPCPDGYTGDGFNCDDVDECQFNPCFPGVKCVNTAPGFRCDACPLGYVGLPVEGVGIVFAQTNKQVCDDIDECKGPDNGGCTPNSVCHNSMGSFYCGSCKTGFTGDQVKGCEPELSCGNSLNNPCDINAQCVRERDGSISCQCGIGWAGNGYLCGKDTDIDGYPDEKLKCKDPSCRKDNCIFVPNSGQEDADRDGLGDACDDDADGDGIPNEQDNCRYKSNVDQRNSDRDSHGDACDNCRMVENADQKDTDGDGKGDACDDDMDGDGIKNFLDNCQRVQNRDQRDRDGDGVGDACDSCPDIPNPNQSDVDNDLVGDSCDTNQDSDGDGHQDTKDNCPFVINSSQLDSDKDGLGDECDDDDDNDGIPDLLPPGPDNCRLVPNPEQIDDNNDGVGDICESDFDQDKVIDRIDNCPENAEVTLTDFRAYQTVVLDPEGDAQIDPNWVVLNQGMEIVQTMNSDPGLAVGYTAFSGVDFEGTFHVNTVTDDDYAGFIFGYQDSSSFYVVMWKQTEQTYWQATPFRAVAEPGIQLKAVKSKSGPGEHLRNSLWHTGDTNDQVRLLWKDPRNVGWKDKVSYRWYLQHRPQVGYIRVRFYEGTELVADSGVTIDTTMRGGRLGVFCFSQENIIWSNLKYRCNDTIPYDFQEFSAQHAIDSI; translated from the exons ATGACTGGGTGGACGGCTTTTATTGTGGCCTCACAGCTGCTGTTAAAACTCTGCGTGCACGTGGAGGCCCAGGCTTTGG TTTATGATCTGCTCACATCGCCCGATTGCTTGCCAGACCTGCTGCAGGGGGGTCTGGCTGAACAAGGGGTGACTGAGGCTTTCATCCTAACCTCCTTCAAGCTGCAACCCAAAACCGGAACCACCGTGTTTAGCCTGTACAACCCCAGGGACAACAGCAAGTATTTTGAGTTCACCGTGATGGGGAAGCTCAACCGAG CTGTGTTGCGTTATCTGCGGAGCGACAAGAGAACGAGCTCCATTACCTTCAACAACCTGGTGCTGGCAGATGGCCAGCAACACCGACTGCTGTTCCACCTGAAggggctgcagcagcaggagccaGGCGGGGTGGAGCTGCATCTGGACTGCAGGCTGGTAGAGACAGTCAGGGATCTTCCGGCTGCCTTCCGAGGTTTGCCAGCCGGGTACGGCATGGTGGAGCTGAAGACTATGCAAGCCAGGGAACAG GAGAGTTTAGACGAACTAAAACTGGCGGTCGGGGACTCATTTGAGAATGTTGCATCGCTACAAGACTGTCATTTCCAGCAAAGAGACTCTGTCCAAACTCTGG GGGTCAACACAAAGCAGCTGTCTAATCAAATGCAGGAGTTAACAAAGGTTATAAATGAACTGAAGGAGGTGCTCATTCAGCAG GTTAAAGAAACCTCCTTCCTAAGAAACACCATCTCTGAGTGTCAGGCCTGTG GTCTCGGTGGTACTGAGGTGGTGAAACCAAAATGTACCCCGGGTGTCTGTTTCCGTGACGATATGTGTATTGAGACGGCAGCCGGTGTTGAGTGTGCACCCTGTCCAGACGGATACACGGGAGATGGGTTCAACTGTGATGATGTAGATGAG TGCCAGTTTAACCCCTGCTTCCCCGGAGTGAAGTGTGTGAACACCGCGCCAGGCTTCCGCTGCGACGCCTGTCCACTGGGCTACGTTGGCCTGCCAGTCGAGGGCGTGGGCATTGTGTTCGCTCAGACCAACAAACAG GTGTGTGATGACATTGATGAATGCAAAGGACCCGACAACGGAGGCTGTACTCCGAACTCAGTCTGTCACAACTCTATG GGCTCCTTTTACTGCGGCAGCTGTAAGACAGGTTTCACAGGGGACCAGGTGAAGGGCTGCGAGCCGGAGCTCAGCTGTGGAAACAGCTTGAACAACCCCTGTGACATCAACGCCCAGTGTGTTCGAGAAAGAGATGGCTCCATCTCTTGTCAG TGTGGAATTGGCTGGGCCGGCAACGGATACCTGTGCGGGAAGGACACTGACATCGATGGGTATCCTGACGAGAAACTCAAATGCAAGGACCCAAGTTGTAGAAAG GATAACTGCATCTTTGTTCCAAACTCTGGCCAAGAGGATGCTGATAGAGATGGTCTGGGAGACGCCTGTGATGACGACGCAGATGGCGACGGTATTCCAAATGAGCAG GACAACTGCCGCTATAAGTCCAACGTGGACCAGAGGAACAGCGATAGAGACAGCCACGGCGATGCTTGTGACAACTGCCGCATGGTAGAGAACGCTGACCAGAAGGACACTGATGGCGACGGCAAAGGTGACGCCTGCGATGACGACATGGATGGAGATG GTATAAAGAATTTCCTGGACAACTGCCAACGGGTCCAGAACAGAGACCAGCGGGACCGAGATGGAGACGGAGTGGGAGACGCCTGCGACAGTTGTCCTGACATCCCCAACCCAAACCAG TCTGATGTAGATAATGACCTGGTTGGAGACTCTTGTGACACAAATCAGGACAG TGATGGCGATGGTCACCAGGATACCAAGGACAACTGTCCTTTCGTGATCAACAGCTCCCAGTTGGACAGTGACAAAGACGGGCTGGGAGATGAATGCGACGATGACGATGACAACGATGGGATCCCAGATCTTTTACCTCCAGGACCAGACAACTGCAGGCTGGTGCCAAACCCTGAACAGATTGATGACAACA ATGATGGTGTTGGAGATATATGCGAGTCGGACTTCGACCAAGACAAAGTGATTGACAGGATCGACAACTGCCCTGAGAATGCAGAAGTTACCCTGACCGACTTCAGGGCCTACCAAACCGTGGTCCTGGACCCTGAGGGTGATGCTCAGATTGACCCCAACTGGGTTGTCCTGAACCAG GGAATGGAAATTGTTCAGACCATGAACAGTGACCCAGGACTTGCTGTTG GTTACACTGCTTTCAGTGGAGTTGACTTTGAGGGGACGTTCCACGTGAACACGGTCACCGATGACGACTACGCCGGCTTCATCTTTGGCTACCAGGACTCGTCCTCCTTCTATGTGGTGATGtggaaacagactgaacaaacTTACTGGCAGGCAACACCTTTCAGAGCTGTGGCCGAGCCGGGCATTCAGCTGAAG GCTGTGAAATCTAAATCAGGTCCAGGAGAACACTTACGAAACTCCCTGTGGCACACGGGAGACACCAACGACCAGGTGCGTCTGCTGTGGAAGGACCCACGAAACGTCGGCTGGAAGGATAAAGTGTCCTACCGCTGGTACCTGCAGCACCGTCCGCAGGTGGGATACATCAG AGTGCGGTTCTATGAGGGAACCGAACTGGTCGCAGACTCAGGTGTGACCATTGACACGACCATGAGAGGAGGACGGCTTGGCGTGTTTTGTTTCTCACAAGAAAACATCATCTGGTCTAATCTGAAGTACCGCTGCAACG acACCATCCCATATGATTTCCAGGAGTTCAGCGCCCAGCACGCCATTGACTCCATCTGA